GGCATATTCGGAACAGGAAGGATAAAATCGGCAGGAAGGCGCCGTAAAAGGTGAAATATATCGCTGATATGCGATGATCAAGACGATCAGGAATTTCCGGATCATGGGGATTTTTCAACTATATCAGGTCGAAACAAGAACGCCAGTTCGTCACATATTTGCCAATAATCGAGGTTTGCCGCCCCTGGCTTGGCAACGATCGAAACATCCTGTCCACAGCCGATAAATGACTGATGAAGACGAAAAAACTCCCGCAACAGTCTCTTGACACGATTACGTGTGACAGCCCTGCCAACTTTGCGACTAACAGTCAGTCCCAACCTGGCAGGGCCGCTATTTTCACGCAACTGAGTGTATATGATGAAATTCCGGGTATGCCGCCGCCTCCCATTTCTACGCAGTCGACGGTACTCATCCGAGCAGCGGATTTTAC
This DNA window, taken from Syntrophotalea carbinolica DSM 2380, encodes the following:
- the rnpA gene encoding ribonuclease P protein component, whose amino-acid sequence is MMKTLGFSLSRCSKIRCSDEYRRLRRNGRRRHTRNFIIYTQLRENSGPARLGLTVSRKVGRAVTRNRVKRLLREFFRLHQSFIGCGQDVSIVAKPGAANLDYWQICDELAFLFRPDIVEKSP
- the yidD gene encoding membrane protein insertion efficiency factor YidD, translated to MIRKFLIVLIIAYQRYISPFTAPSCRFYPSCSEYARQSLIKYGLIKGVVKTCGRLCRCHPFHPGGYDPV